The proteins below come from a single Longimicrobium sp. genomic window:
- the purE gene encoding 5-(carboxyamino)imidazole ribonucleotide mutase: MSQPRVGIIMGSRSDRETMLEAARVLDELGIAYEMEVVSAHRTPDRMFAYAEAAEARGLDVIVAGAGGAAHLPGMTAAKTVLPVIGVPVLSSTLNGVDSLLSIVQMPRGVPVATVAIGKAGAANAGLLAARILGTRDPEIRDRLRAFAQRMAEDALREPEA; this comes from the coding sequence ATGAGCCAGCCGCGCGTGGGGATCATCATGGGGAGCCGCTCGGACCGCGAGACGATGCTGGAAGCGGCCCGGGTGCTGGACGAGCTGGGGATCGCCTACGAGATGGAGGTCGTCTCCGCCCATCGCACCCCCGACCGCATGTTCGCGTACGCCGAGGCGGCGGAGGCGCGCGGGCTGGACGTGATCGTCGCCGGCGCGGGCGGCGCGGCGCACCTGCCGGGGATGACGGCGGCTAAGACGGTGCTCCCCGTGATCGGCGTCCCCGTCCTCTCGTCCACGCTCAACGGGGTGGACTCGCTCCTCTCCATCGTGCAGATGCCGCGCGGCGTGCCCGTGGCCACGGTGGCGATCGGCAAGGCGGGGGCGGCCAACGCGGGGCTCCTGGCCGCGCGCATCCTGGGGACGCGCGATCCCGAGATCCGCGACCGCCTGCGCGCCTTCGCCCAGCGCATGGCCGAGGACGCGCTGCGGGAGCCGGAAGCGTGA